The Lacerta agilis isolate rLacAgi1 chromosome 5, rLacAgi1.pri, whole genome shotgun sequence genome has a segment encoding these proteins:
- the LOC117046432 gene encoding zinc finger CCCH-type antiviral protein 1-like has protein sequence MSDPAVCSYIAKLLCASGGRMEQAVLVQQLELPEEQLRQILEEVGQERFLVRAQGPSTWVLAVSPVRLCVRKECPGCEQLHLCKLNLKGCCRVRACKYSHEVFSEANRKTLKAHELSGLNENELRVLLLQNDPFLWPDVCNFYNKGDGNCAQQDNCTKLHICRHFLRGECRFPKCKRSHNLLQPNALKLLLEGGVDDRVAWNIQTICEHKCAVLSRELGLRRGNFPNARPASSSEKSSAGNLREARLVQASNIPNLMDLNLGTDQDVKATPRTKSPQNAEKEKSDEICLFYVWRFCKNKTNCSMIHYDMPYRWQVQTANGWKDLPRREEIEKAYSDPNNTSTSDPEYIDFSTMTTSVSRVRRLSTPSSVTKPPKFVMTTKWLWYWKNELGQWIEYGTQGGQLQGSNLGSDDLENLFLAVPEGSIPFKAGSQQYEISFKDMKQRNLKYQTEREVRRRPKFVSSEDVKTKKGHTNHAPASTPSTDYPNTWDKSALPPIGYKVTDLLQERRTNSD, from the exons ATGTCGGACCCGGCCGTGTGCAGCTACATCGCGAAGCTCCTGTGCGCCAGCGGGGGCCGCATGGAGCAAGCCGTGCTGGTGCAGCAGCTGGAGCTCCCCGAGGAGCAGCTGCGCCAGATCCTCGAGGAGGTGGGCCAGGAGAGGTTTCTGGTGCGCGCGCAAGGGCCGTCCACTTGGGTGCTGGCCGTCTCCCCGGTCCGGCTCTGCGTGCGGAAAGAGTGCCCCGGCTGCGAGCAGCTCCACCTCTGCAAGCTCAACCTCAAGGGCTGCTGCCGAGTCAG GGCATGCAAGTATTCTCATGAAGTTTTTTCAGAGGCTAACCGAAAAACCCTGAAGGCTCATGAACTTTCTGGGCTCAATGAGAATGAACTGCGTGTTCTCCTCCTCCAAAACGATCCTTTTCTCTGGCCTGAT GTATGCAATTTCTACAATAAAGGGGATGGGAATTGTGCCCAGCAAGATAATTGCACCAAGCTTCACATTTGCCGGCATTTCCTGAGAGGGGAATGTAGGTTTCCTAAGTGCAAGAGGTCTCACAACCTTTTGCAACCAAATGCTCTGAAGCTGTTGCTCGAAGGAGGAGTGGATGATCGAGTGGCCTGGAACATCCAGACAATCTGCGAACACAAATGTGCTGTGCTGTCCAGAGAATTGGGTCTTCGCAGGG GTAATTTCCCAAACGCAAGACCTGCATCAAGTTCAGAAAAATCAAGTGCAGGAAATCTGAGAGAAGCCAGACTTGTGCAAGCATCTAATATACCTAATCTCATGGACCTCAACCTAGGCACTGACCAAG ATGTAAAAGCCACTCCTCGTACTAAATCACCTCAGAatgcagagaaggagaaaagtgaTGAGATATGTCTTTTCTATGTCTGGCGGTTCTGCAAAAATAAAA CTAACTGTAGCATGATTCATTACGATATGCCTTATCGATGGCAGGTGCAGACTGCAAATGGTTGGAAGGATTTGCCCCGAAGAGAGGAAATAGAAAAAGCTTATTCTGACCCAAATAATACCAG TACTTCAGATCCAGAATACATCGATTTCAGCACCATGACCACTTCTGTGTCCCGTGTTCGACGTCTGTCCACCCCATCATCTGTCACCAAACCTCCTAAGTTTGTAATGACGACAAAGTGGCTTTGGTACTGGAAGAATGAACTGGGCCAGTGGATTGAATATGGGACGCAG GGTGGACAGCTCCAGGGCTCCAATTTAGGTTCTGATGATCTGGAGAATTTATTTCTAGCCGTTCCAGAGGGCAGTATCCCGTTCAAAGCTGGCTCCCAGCAATATGAGATCAGCTTTAAAG ATATGAAACAGAGAAACTTGAAGTATCAAACTGAGAGAGAGGTTCGGAGACGCCCCAAGTTTGTTTCCTCTGAAGATGTAAAGACAAAGAAGGG cCACACAAATCATGCTCCAGCATCTACTCCATCCACAGACTATCCAAACACCTGGGATAAATCAGCACTACCTCCAATTGGGTACAAGGTAACTGATTTACTGCAGGAAAGGA GAACTAACAGTGACTGA